A part of Marinifilum sp. JC120 genomic DNA contains:
- a CDS encoding FprA family A-type flavoprotein produces MRPVEIKEGVHWIGVVDWNCRNFHGYARSANGTTYNAFYIEDEKKVLVDTVSKEFESQFICSLSHLTKPEEIDYLVVNHLEPDHAGCLAKMVELCKPEKIFVSVMGGKALKTFFDCEDWPVHVVKPGEEVSIGKRTLRFYETRMLHWPDNMFTFVPEEKLLFTSDAFGQNIAASERWVDEVSKEMVEDHMQQYYANIITPYSPKVIKTLETFAGLNLDIDMICPDHGLMYRGDDCAFALEKYMDYAKQTPKNKATLFYDSMWHSTERMINAVASGLVSEGISVKVMSVKANHHSDIMSEVFDSAAIVIGSPTHNNGILPGMADALTYVKGLRPQDKIGACVGSFGWSGECVKILNEWLEKMGCEIIEPGLKAKNRPNHDMLKECFQLGVAIAAAIKEKTGK; encoded by the coding sequence GTGAGACCTGTTGAAATTAAAGAAGGCGTACATTGGATCGGCGTAGTGGACTGGAATTGCCGTAACTTTCACGGCTATGCCCGCTCCGCAAACGGCACCACCTACAATGCTTTTTACATCGAAGATGAAAAGAAAGTTCTGGTAGACACTGTTTCCAAAGAATTCGAAAGCCAGTTTATCTGCTCTCTTTCACACCTGACTAAGCCTGAAGAAATTGATTACCTTGTGGTCAACCACCTCGAACCGGATCACGCAGGCTGCCTCGCCAAAATGGTAGAGCTCTGCAAGCCTGAAAAGATATTTGTTTCCGTCATGGGCGGCAAAGCTCTCAAAACTTTCTTTGACTGCGAAGATTGGCCCGTGCACGTGGTCAAGCCCGGCGAAGAGGTTTCCATCGGTAAACGCACCCTGCGTTTTTACGAAACCCGTATGCTGCACTGGCCTGACAACATGTTTACCTTTGTTCCCGAAGAAAAACTTCTTTTTACCAGTGACGCATTCGGCCAAAACATCGCCGCCAGTGAACGCTGGGTTGATGAAGTTAGCAAAGAAATGGTCGAAGACCATATGCAGCAGTACTATGCCAACATCATCACCCCCTACTCCCCTAAAGTTATCAAAACCCTTGAGACTTTCGCGGGTCTGAACCTTGATATAGACATGATCTGCCCGGACCATGGCCTTATGTACCGTGGCGATGATTGCGCATTCGCCCTTGAAAAGTACATGGATTACGCAAAGCAGACTCCTAAAAACAAAGCGACTTTGTTCTATGATTCCATGTGGCACTCCACCGAGCGCATGATCAATGCTGTTGCGTCCGGTCTTGTTTCTGAAGGTATTTCCGTTAAGGTTATGTCTGTAAAGGCCAACCACCACAGCGACATCATGAGCGAAGTTTTCGATTCCGCCGCAATTGTTATTGGTTCCCCCACTCATAACAACGGCATCCTGCCCGGTATGGCCGACGCCCTGACCTATGTTAAAGGTCTGCGTCCTCAGGACAAAATCGGTGCTTGCGTCGGTTCTTTCGGCTGGTCCGGTGAATGCGTTAAGATTCTCAACGAATGGCTTGAAAAAATGGGCTGTGAGATCATTGAGCCCGGCCTCAAAGCCAAAAACCGCCCTAACCACGACATGCTCAAAGAATGCTTCCAGCTCGGCGTTGCCATTGCCGCTGCTATCAAGGAAAAAACAGGTAAATAA
- a CDS encoding rubredoxin — MKYVCTICGWVYDPAEGDPDGGIAPGTKFEDIPEDWECPVCGAGKDDFEPED; from the coding sequence ATGAAATACGTATGTACTATTTGTGGCTGGGTTTATGATCCTGCTGAAGGTGACCCGGATGGCGGCATCGCTCCCGGTACCAAATTTGAAGATATCCCCGAAGATTGGGAATGCCCGGTCTGCGGTGCAGGTAAGGACGATTTCGAGCCTGAAGATTAG
- a CDS encoding rubredoxin: MAEPKDMYQCQMSNCGYIYNPDKGDRKSKTPKGTAFADLPDDWKCPVCGASKKAFKPLG, encoded by the coding sequence ATGGCTGAACCCAAAGACATGTATCAGTGCCAGATGAGCAACTGTGGATATATCTACAATCCAGACAAGGGTGACCGCAAAAGCAAAACCCCCAAGGGAACTGCTTTTGCAGATCTGCCTGACGATTGGAAATGCCCGGTGTGCGGCGCAAGTAAAAAAGCTTTCAAGCCCCTTGGCTAA
- a CDS encoding desulfoferrodoxin, protein MAELYEVYKCEACGNITMVLHAGPGNLACCGTDMVLMAENTVDAAKEKHVPVIEKIEGGYKVKVGEVAHPMVEKHWIEWIELVSGNNRYFKQLNPDEAPEADFCGCKFDDGPVTARAYCNLHGLWKA, encoded by the coding sequence ATGGCTGAACTGTACGAAGTTTATAAATGCGAAGCTTGCGGTAACATCACTATGGTTCTCCATGCAGGTCCCGGCAACCTGGCTTGCTGCGGAACAGACATGGTCCTCATGGCAGAAAATACTGTTGATGCTGCCAAAGAAAAACACGTCCCGGTTATTGAAAAAATCGAAGGTGGCTACAAAGTCAAGGTCGGCGAAGTTGCTCATCCCATGGTGGAAAAGCATTGGATCGAATGGATTGAACTGGTTTCCGGAAACAACCGTTACTTCAAGCAGCTTAATCCTGATGAAGCTCCTGAAGCGGATTTCTGCGGATGCAAATTTGACGACGGTCCGGTTACTGCCCGCGCATACTGTAACCTGCACGGCCTCTGGAAAGCATAA
- a CDS encoding rubrerythrin family protein, translating to MSKLKGSKTETNILTAFAGESQARNRYTYFASKAKKEGFVQISKVFEETANQEKEHAKRLFKLLEGGEVEVTASFPAGVIGSTVDNLKESAGGERHEWEEMYPEFAKVADEEGFPAIAAVFRAIAVAEEFHEKRYLALAKNIEDGKVFKKDTATIWQCQNCGYTHEGDSALNKCPACDHPQAHFQVVCENW from the coding sequence ATGTCCAAGCTCAAAGGTTCCAAAACTGAAACGAATATCCTGACCGCATTTGCAGGCGAGTCACAGGCACGCAACCGCTACACCTACTTTGCCTCAAAGGCTAAAAAAGAAGGTTTTGTACAAATTTCCAAAGTCTTCGAAGAAACCGCTAATCAGGAAAAAGAACACGCCAAAAGATTGTTCAAACTGCTTGAAGGCGGCGAAGTGGAAGTTACCGCATCCTTCCCTGCCGGTGTGATCGGTTCCACCGTTGATAACCTCAAAGAATCCGCCGGCGGCGAAAGACATGAATGGGAAGAAATGTATCCCGAATTCGCCAAAGTTGCTGACGAAGAAGGATTCCCCGCCATTGCCGCTGTTTTCCGCGCAATCGCTGTGGCCGAAGAATTTCATGAGAAAAGATACCTTGCCCTTGCAAAAAACATCGAAGACGGCAAAGTTTTCAAAAAAGACACCGCTACCATCTGGCAGTGTCAGAACTGTGGATACACCCACGAGGGTGATTCTGCACTGAACAAATGCCCAGCATGTGACCATCCTCAGGCACATTTTCAGGTCGTCTGTGAGAACTGGTAG
- a CDS encoding transcriptional repressor — protein MKIGQRRSKQRELILEELKGLTCHPTADELYERVRKRLPNISLGTVYRNLELLAENGIILKLETGGKNRFDGHAEPHPHIRCLQCGKVDDVMAEVAVPTINNVDARGYDVKGCSIEYFGLCPECQTKVH, from the coding sequence ATGAAAATAGGACAAAGAAGATCAAAACAGAGAGAACTCATACTTGAGGAACTCAAAGGGCTAACCTGTCATCCCACGGCAGATGAACTATATGAAAGAGTAAGGAAAAGGCTCCCGAATATCAGCCTTGGTACTGTTTACCGCAACCTTGAATTGCTTGCGGAAAATGGAATCATCCTGAAGCTTGAAACTGGTGGAAAAAACAGGTTTGACGGCCATGCCGAACCACACCCCCATATCCGGTGCTTGCAATGCGGCAAGGTAGATGACGTAATGGCTGAAGTAGCAGTCCCGACAATCAATAATGTTGATGCACGAGGATACGATGTAAAAGGGTGCTCTATTGAATACTTCGGATTATGTCCGGAGTGCCAAACCAAAGTACATTAA